The Wolbachia endosymbiont of Ctenocephalides felis wCfeT genomic interval AAAATTTTATAATATAAGAAAAGTACAGGTATAAATATAAATTATGGCAAATCATAAAAGTGCTAAAAAAATGATCCGGGTAATAGCAAAGCGTGCTTTAATAAATAAAATGCGTAAAAGTAAAACCCGCACTGCTGTTAGGAAATTAATGGACATAATTAATTCTGGTGATAAAGAAAATGCTGTTATGGCATTCCGCAATGCTGAGTCTCATTTGCATAAGTGCGTAAACAAAGGTGTTATGCATAAGAACACTGCTGCACGTAAAATAAGTCGTTTAAATGCAAAAGTAAAAGCATTGATGACTGCAGTAGCTTAGGTGATGGATAAAAAAGCATTATTAGAATTGGATGATGGATTAAAAATCGAGTTACCTATATTAAGCGGGGCAACAGGTCCTGATGTGCTAAATGTTAAAGATTTATACAAAACAACAGGGTTATTTACTTACGATCCAGGATTTGTTTCAACTGCATCTTGCTCTTCTTCAATCACGTTCATTGACGGAGATGAGGGAGTTCTAAAGTACAGAGGGCTTGATATAGCAGATCTTGCAGAGGGTAACAACTTCGTCGCTATTATTTATCTGCTGCTTTACGGTAAATTACCAACTCAAGAGCAACACAAAGAATTTTTTTCGAAAATACAGGAGCTATCGAAGGTATCAGAGCAAATTGTAAATATAATTAAAGCATTCCCGAAAACTGCTCACCCAATGTCAATTTTAATCGCATGCTTTGCGAATTTAGCAGCATCTTATCATGAAGAATACGGAAATAATGTTAATGGTAAAGGTTTAAACTTTGGCATCTCCGCAATAGCGCAAGTCCCTGCAATTGTTGCTATGATTTACAGGCACACTAATGGACAAGAATTCGTTAGTTCCAGCAATGAGCTCAGCTATAGTGAGAATTTCTTAAAGATGATGTTTGGCAATACTTTTGATAGTGATAAAAGTGTAATTTTTGCTGAGGCTTTAGATAAGATTTTTACTCTTCACGCGGATCACGAGCAAAATGCATCAACAGCAACTGTCAGAGTGGTGGGGTCTGCCGGTTCTAACCTATATGCATGTCTTGCTGCTGGAGTGGCAACGCTTTGGGGACCAGCGCACGGCGGTGCTAATGAAGCAGTGGTGAAGATGCTAGAAGAAATAGAAGAAAACGGAAATGTAGATGAATTTATCACGCGAGCCAAGGATGATAGTGACTCGTTTAAACTCATGGGATTTGGACACCGTGTCTATAAAAATTACGACCCGCGCGCACGAATACTGAAGGAAATTTGTAATAGTGTCTTAAATAAAATCGGCAATAAAGACAATAAGTTACTTGAAATTGCAGTAAAACTTGAAGGGGTAGCTTTAAGGGATGAATACTTTGTTAAGCGTAAGCTATATCCAAACGTTGACTTCTATTCAGGTATAATAATGAATGCTATTGGCATACCCTCAAGTATGTTTACCCCAATTTTTGCACTTGCAAGAACTACAGGTTGGGTTACTCAGTGGTATGAGATGATAAATGATGAAGAGACTAAGATTTGCAGACCAAGGCAGCTTTATGTTGGTGGATAGTCATTTTTCTTCATAAATTTTTAAAGAAATTTATATAGTAAATAGCAGTAAAGCATGTTATCTATAAGGTAAAAGGATTTTAGCTATAAGATGGTTCAGTTTTCTCTACCAAAAAACTCTCAAATTAACGAAAGGGGCAAAGTTTATCCTATCTCCAGTGAAGCAAAAAACGTCAGAAACTTCCTTATTTATCGTTGGTCTGCTGATGATGGAAAGAACCCAAGGATAGATACATTTTCCATCGACATGGACGATTGTGGCTCTATGGTGCTTGATGTGTTGATAAAAATTAAGGATGAAATAGATTCAACTTTAACCTTCAGACGTTCCTGTAGAGAGGGAATATGCGGGTCTTGTGCTATGAATATTGATGGAACTAATACTCTTGCATGTACTAAATCTGTGAATGACATCAAAGGTGATGTAAAAATATACCCATTACCTCACATGTATGTAATAAAGGACTTAGTTTCAGATTTAAGCCAATTTTATGAGCAATATAAATCAATTAAACCTTGGCTGCAAGCAGATGAATCCACCATTTCAAATAAAGAACACATTCAGTCTCCTGAAGAGAGGGAAAAGTTGGATGGTCTTTCAGATTGTATATTATGCGCTTGTTGCTCAACTGCTTGCCCAAGTTACTGGTGGAATAGCGATCAATTCTTAGGGCCAGCAATATTAC includes:
- the rpsT gene encoding 30S ribosomal protein S20, whose translation is MANHKSAKKMIRVIAKRALINKMRKSKTRTAVRKLMDIINSGDKENAVMAFRNAESHLHKCVNKGVMHKNTAARKISRLNAKVKALMTAVA
- a CDS encoding citrate synthase, with amino-acid sequence MDKKALLELDDGLKIELPILSGATGPDVLNVKDLYKTTGLFTYDPGFVSTASCSSSITFIDGDEGVLKYRGLDIADLAEGNNFVAIIYLLLYGKLPTQEQHKEFFSKIQELSKVSEQIVNIIKAFPKTAHPMSILIACFANLAASYHEEYGNNVNGKGLNFGISAIAQVPAIVAMIYRHTNGQEFVSSSNELSYSENFLKMMFGNTFDSDKSVIFAEALDKIFTLHADHEQNASTATVRVVGSAGSNLYACLAAGVATLWGPAHGGANEAVVKMLEEIEENGNVDEFITRAKDDSDSFKLMGFGHRVYKNYDPRARILKEICNSVLNKIGNKDNKLLEIAVKLEGVALRDEYFVKRKLYPNVDFYSGIIMNAIGIPSSMFTPIFALARTTGWVTQWYEMINDEETKICRPRQLYVGG
- a CDS encoding succinate dehydrogenase iron-sulfur subunit, with protein sequence MVQFSLPKNSQINERGKVYPISSEAKNVRNFLIYRWSADDGKNPRIDTFSIDMDDCGSMVLDVLIKIKDEIDSTLTFRRSCREGICGSCAMNIDGTNTLACTKSVNDIKGDVKIYPLPHMYVIKDLVSDLSQFYEQYKSIKPWLQADESTISNKEHIQSPEEREKLDGLSDCILCACCSTACPSYWWNSDQFLGPAILLQAYRWINDSRDAKTRERLNALNDSFKLYRCHTIMNCTKTCPKGLNPAKAIAKIKQLMVEGI